From the genome of Gracilibacillus salitolerans, one region includes:
- the fliF gene encoding flagellar basal-body MS-ring/collar protein FliF, with protein sequence MNEKLKLYKDRVTSYYTSMSKKQKGLLFGGIGALLAVIILVTVMTSAKSDMVALYNDLSIQEVGQITEELDARSVAYEITDGGTGVKVPEAMADSLLVDLAAQGVPDSGSIDYSFFAENSSWGVTDNEFEVMKLDAMQTELANLIAQIDGINGAEVNLNIPEEPVFISDQQQPSSASIVIQTVPGYQFEPSNVNALYHLVSKSIPNLSTDNIVIMNQHFEYFDLNNQDSLGSGDTYTSQQQIKGDIEKDIERNVQKMLGSMIGMNKVAISATADIDFTQEQRVEQLVEPVDEDNDTLPVSIETITESFTGAQPEDGAVGVEEGEIANYPAGLEGNVGDYELVKESVNNEFNRIQRDIVESPYKIRDLGIQVAIDNTRVIEDGEIEQLTAQEQLAVEESVDSILNSIISTSIDKSYGEIVPEEKVSIVFQPFEGTDTLANPTVSPAIPAWVYIVGGLLLLAIIVLIWMLRRRSEAEQVVEEVETSEIQEREVPPITHTDDSDSSMRRKQLEQYAQEKPEEFAKLLRSWITED encoded by the coding sequence ATGAACGAAAAATTAAAACTATACAAGGATAGAGTAACTAGCTATTACACATCGATGTCGAAAAAGCAAAAAGGGTTACTTTTCGGTGGAATTGGAGCATTATTAGCTGTCATCATCCTAGTCACAGTAATGACATCCGCCAAAAGTGATATGGTCGCACTGTATAATGACTTGTCAATTCAAGAAGTAGGTCAAATTACAGAGGAATTAGATGCCCGTAGTGTTGCATATGAAATAACAGACGGTGGTACAGGTGTCAAAGTACCGGAAGCAATGGCAGATTCACTGTTGGTAGATCTTGCTGCACAAGGTGTACCTGATAGTGGTAGTATTGACTATTCTTTTTTTGCTGAGAATAGCTCATGGGGAGTAACTGATAATGAATTTGAAGTAATGAAATTAGATGCAATGCAAACGGAATTAGCAAATTTAATTGCGCAAATAGACGGGATTAATGGAGCTGAAGTAAATCTTAATATACCAGAGGAACCGGTTTTTATTAGTGACCAACAACAACCGTCATCAGCATCTATAGTCATTCAAACTGTACCAGGATATCAATTTGAACCAAGCAATGTGAATGCTCTGTATCACCTTGTTTCAAAATCAATTCCTAATCTTTCTACTGATAATATCGTCATTATGAACCAACATTTTGAGTATTTTGACTTAAATAATCAAGATTCTTTAGGGAGTGGTGATACATACACTTCACAACAACAAATTAAAGGCGATATTGAAAAAGACATCGAGAGAAATGTACAAAAAATGTTAGGTTCCATGATAGGAATGAATAAAGTAGCTATTTCCGCAACTGCTGACATCGATTTTACACAAGAACAACGAGTGGAACAGCTTGTCGAGCCGGTTGATGAAGATAATGACACTTTACCAGTCAGTATTGAAACGATTACGGAATCATTTACAGGTGCTCAACCCGAAGATGGAGCAGTCGGAGTTGAAGAAGGTGAGATTGCCAACTATCCTGCAGGTTTGGAAGGTAATGTAGGAGATTACGAGCTTGTCAAAGAATCCGTTAATAATGAATTTAATCGTATTCAAAGAGATATTGTGGAAAGTCCATATAAAATCAGAGATTTAGGTATACAAGTAGCAATTGATAATACGAGAGTAATAGAAGATGGAGAAATTGAACAACTGACTGCCCAGGAACAATTGGCTGTAGAGGAAAGCGTTGACTCTATTCTTAACTCTATTATCTCTACTTCTATTGATAAATCATACGGTGAAATAGTACCGGAAGAAAAAGTATCGATTGTATTCCAACCATTCGAAGGAACGGATACTTTAGCTAATCCAACAGTTAGTCCAGCTATTCCAGCTTGGGTATACATAGTAGGAGGCCTATTACTATTAGCTATTATTGTTTTGATATGGATGTTAAGAAGACGTTCAGAAGCAGAGCAAGTTGTTGAAGAGGTGGAAACTTCAGAAATTCAAGAACGGGAAGTTCCGCCAATTACTCATACTGATGATTCAGATTCATCGATGAGGCGAAAACAATTAGAGCAATACGCTCAGGAGAAACCAGAGGAATTTGCGAAATTATTAAGAAGCTGGATTACAGAGGATTAA
- a CDS encoding MotE family protein has translation MATNPKKNQEKKPNIFQWLIVILVPLIFALLIAVIILYFMGVDVGKYTKETLNKVPFIDEQVTTDQEELHANQLAEKDQQIEILQEEIDALQYEAQTKDGTISDLEEEISDLSSELVELEDAQDSNTENLDAFDELAASFAAMKPKTAAPIMETMETDIAVPLLRQLDSEVRGEILGEMDPEIAAEYSDLLVNE, from the coding sequence ATGGCAACCAATCCAAAGAAAAATCAAGAAAAAAAACCGAATATTTTTCAATGGTTAATAGTTATACTTGTACCGTTAATTTTTGCATTACTGATTGCCGTAATCATCCTATACTTCATGGGCGTGGATGTTGGTAAATATACAAAAGAAACATTAAATAAGGTTCCATTTATAGATGAGCAAGTTACAACGGACCAGGAAGAATTACATGCTAATCAGTTAGCAGAGAAGGATCAACAAATTGAAATCCTTCAAGAAGAAATCGATGCTTTACAGTATGAAGCTCAAACAAAAGATGGAACCATTTCTGACTTGGAAGAAGAAATATCTGATTTGTCTTCAGAACTTGTAGAATTAGAAGATGCTCAGGATAGCAATACAGAAAATTTAGATGCATTTGATGAGCTTGCTGCTTCTTTTGCGGCAATGAAACCAAAGACGGCAGCGCCTATTATGGAAACGATGGAGACTGATATCGCTGTTCCGTTATTACGTCAATTAGATTCAGAAGTTAGAGGAGAAATCTTAGGTGAGATGGATCCGGAAATAGCAGCAGAATATTCAGATTTACTAGTGAATGAATAA
- a CDS encoding flagellar FlbD family protein: MITLTKLKGDTITINAIYIERIESFPDTTITLTNQKKMFVKESEEEVKEMVREFYKQIGLYQLQREVGEKGNES, translated from the coding sequence ATGATTACACTAACGAAATTAAAAGGTGACACGATTACAATTAACGCTATATACATAGAACGTATTGAATCTTTTCCAGATACAACGATCACTTTGACCAATCAGAAAAAAATGTTTGTGAAAGAATCAGAAGAAGAAGTGAAGGAAATGGTAAGAGAGTTTTATAAGCAAATAGGTCTCTATCAACTTCAAAGAGAAGTGGGTGAAAAAGGCAATGAATCCTAA
- the fliJ gene encoding flagellar export protein FliJ: MMNQLHGYEKIRMIRENEKKDAQLKFQEAAAEFEKHASHLYDLLKKKEKIEESYKLSLSDKSQIETIKSYHQYLDFLMPTIINVQKKVDAARKYMDQVQEYVTEHYIEVKKIEKIIDKKEQQFKQLEDKKNLMLMDEVSIRKYLEK; this comes from the coding sequence ATGATGAATCAACTACATGGGTATGAAAAGATCAGAATGATAAGAGAGAATGAAAAAAAAGACGCCCAACTTAAATTTCAAGAAGCCGCAGCGGAATTTGAAAAGCATGCCAGTCACTTATATGATTTGCTGAAAAAGAAGGAAAAGATTGAAGAAAGCTATAAGCTGTCATTATCAGACAAGTCCCAAATTGAAACAATCAAATCATATCATCAATATTTAGATTTTCTTATGCCAACCATAATAAATGTTCAAAAAAAAGTGGATGCAGCAAGAAAGTATATGGATCAAGTACAAGAGTATGTAACCGAGCATTATATCGAAGTGAAAAAAATAGAGAAAATTATCGACAAAAAAGAACAGCAGTTTAAACAATTGGAAGACAAAAAAAACTTAATGCTAATGGATGAAGTTTCCATTCGCAAGTATCTAGAAAAGTAA
- a CDS encoding flagellar hook-length control protein FliK: protein MIVAPEMLSNSSAISSLKTIRGKAEGNAFSDLMSLNLTNYRQQANQTDSISDTNLGKLTDKALIRESLESLSEEQLNGLIEIIDTINSKLKDNGQSLSSEELMTFITEQLDEDQVELLAEQVETKDQEGLVDLIKNFLEKINNIGQSQQEVPVGQSNSINFSDEYLVKNNLVQKNLSTEAVLDENAKSLVEQTKKILQQIQNQTISNRDYKQILQWLKQWSQMNNQTLNAAQNLLSETTNEKSNEIWSKLLSNFNSRESMQQHYGSIQKVTQQDVKRWIDSAMDRLEAASKLDQVQVVRNDSGNQQVQSKIQQYVIHLSHTNSDQQLVQKQLIDQFQQVMQKSNFMKLSSGANQLMIRLQPEHLGDVTVKLTQINGEMTVKMIASTQGTKELLEGNIKQLRHMFSPQQVVIEKQENYSQISQEELTDDNLNSQEEEQQEQQNDHEEKESNHDQNQSFHDLLMDAKV from the coding sequence ATGATAGTAGCGCCTGAAATGTTATCAAATAGCTCAGCAATTTCCTCGCTTAAAACGATAAGAGGTAAAGCGGAGGGGAATGCTTTCTCTGATCTCATGTCACTTAATTTGACCAACTATAGACAACAAGCAAATCAAACAGATTCTATTAGTGATACAAACTTAGGAAAGCTAACAGATAAAGCATTGATACGCGAGTCATTGGAAAGTTTATCAGAAGAACAGTTGAATGGATTAATTGAAATAATTGACACCATTAACAGTAAGTTAAAGGATAACGGACAATCACTATCGTCAGAAGAATTAATGACATTTATCACGGAGCAGCTTGATGAAGATCAGGTAGAATTATTAGCTGAACAGGTAGAGACAAAAGATCAAGAAGGGTTAGTTGATCTAATCAAGAATTTTTTAGAAAAAATCAATAACATTGGTCAAAGTCAACAAGAAGTACCTGTAGGCCAATCAAATAGTATTAATTTTAGTGATGAGTATCTAGTAAAAAATAATCTAGTCCAAAAAAATCTTAGCACGGAAGCTGTTTTAGATGAAAATGCCAAATCATTGGTCGAACAAACTAAAAAAATATTACAGCAAATTCAAAATCAAACTATTAGCAATCGTGATTATAAACAAATCTTACAATGGTTGAAACAATGGTCACAAATGAATAATCAGACATTGAATGCAGCACAAAATCTCTTATCGGAAACTACCAATGAAAAGAGTAATGAAATATGGTCGAAGCTATTATCAAACTTTAATAGCCGTGAATCAATGCAACAACATTATGGAAGTATCCAGAAAGTTACACAGCAAGATGTGAAGCGATGGATAGATAGTGCAATGGATAGATTAGAAGCTGCTAGTAAACTTGATCAAGTGCAAGTAGTAAGAAATGATAGTGGTAATCAACAAGTTCAATCGAAAATACAGCAATATGTGATTCATTTGTCTCACACGAACAGTGATCAACAATTAGTTCAAAAACAACTTATTGATCAATTTCAGCAAGTAATGCAAAAAAGCAATTTCATGAAACTATCAAGTGGGGCTAATCAGTTAATGATACGACTTCAACCAGAACATTTAGGAGATGTTACAGTTAAACTAACTCAAATCAATGGTGAAATGACAGTTAAAATGATTGCTAGTACACAAGGTACCAAGGAACTGTTAGAGGGGAACATAAAACAGCTTCGCCATATGTTCTCACCGCAGCAAGTAGTAATTGAAAAACAAGAAAACTATTCTCAGATTAGTCAAGAGGAACTAACGGATGACAATCTGAATTCTCAGGAAGAAGAACAGCAAGAACAGCAGAACGATCATGAAGAGAAAGAATCTAATCATGATCAAAATCAAAGTTTCCATGATCTGTTGATGGATGCGAAAGTGTAG
- a CDS encoding TIGR02530 family flagellar biosynthesis protein — MDNRIHAYHHPLVPNKNTVQQKKASNFSDVLKYQQEIELSKHASDRMTQRNIVLSDADWNKMNEKLDQAKNKGVKESLVIMNNAAFIVNAENKKVITALDKSELSSKIFTNINGTILID; from the coding sequence ATGGATAACCGGATTCATGCTTATCATCATCCACTTGTTCCCAATAAAAATACAGTTCAGCAGAAAAAAGCTAGTAATTTTTCAGATGTCCTAAAATATCAACAAGAAATTGAATTAAGTAAACATGCTAGCGACAGAATGACTCAGCGAAATATTGTATTGAGTGATGCTGACTGGAACAAGATGAATGAGAAACTAGATCAAGCCAAAAATAAAGGCGTAAAAGAGTCACTAGTTATTATGAATAATGCAGCATTTATCGTTAATGCGGAAAATAAAAAAGTGATTACTGCATTAGATAAAAGCGAACTTAGCAGTAAAATTTTCACCAATATTAATGGAACCATATTAATAGATTAG
- the fliH gene encoding flagellar assembly protein FliH, whose protein sequence is MSNRSLPPRQIQLRKIEIPKTNQHSSEQDAKERIDSIYQQIEDAEQQYKETLNKTEQRKEEVQSEINQWRQEWEKEKAHYIEQAQQEGYQQGFKQGQEDSTQLFQKKVEEAREVLRTAKQEYHKIIAESDETVLQIAMAVAEKVLKQSIQQDHAKFVGIAQSLIEQVEDQSSIKLFVSSNYYPFLIENKDELSSIIHDDIEFRIYPSMELQGEQIMIETPSGRIDASVDSQLEEIRTRLFHVVEEIMRENTNDTE, encoded by the coding sequence TTGTCTAATCGCTCTTTACCACCTAGGCAAATCCAATTACGAAAAATAGAGATACCGAAGACAAATCAACATTCCTCTGAACAAGACGCTAAAGAGAGGATAGATAGTATCTATCAGCAAATAGAGGATGCAGAGCAGCAATACAAAGAAACATTAAACAAAACAGAACAAAGGAAAGAAGAAGTACAATCGGAAATTAATCAATGGCGACAAGAATGGGAGAAAGAAAAAGCACACTATATTGAACAGGCCCAACAAGAAGGGTATCAACAAGGTTTTAAGCAAGGACAAGAAGATAGTACACAACTATTTCAGAAGAAAGTGGAAGAAGCTAGAGAGGTATTGAGGACGGCCAAACAGGAATATCACAAAATTATAGCAGAGAGTGATGAAACAGTTTTACAAATTGCTATGGCCGTAGCTGAAAAAGTATTGAAACAGTCCATTCAACAAGATCATGCGAAATTTGTTGGAATTGCGCAATCTTTGATAGAACAAGTGGAAGACCAGTCAAGTATTAAATTATTTGTTTCCAGTAATTATTATCCGTTCCTTATAGAAAATAAGGATGAGTTAAGTTCGATCATTCATGATGATATTGAATTTAGGATATATCCGTCGATGGAGTTACAAGGAGAACAAATTATGATTGAAACACCGTCTGGTAGAATTGATGCTTCTGTTGACAGTCAATTAGAAGAGATTAGAACGAGACTTTTTCATGTAGTGGAGGAGATCATGCGTGAAAACACAAATGATACTGAATGA
- the flgD gene encoding flagellar hook assembly protein FlgD, translating into MTSIDPSYYISNQNQTREANNNLGKEEFLKILMTQLQNQDPLNPMEDKEFISQMTTFSSLEQMMNMSNSIDSLVKNQSVSPVIQYSHLIGKEVSYYRVDEETGKVAEPKEVVSSEVKAISQQEGYGVIELDNGTKIYTDEVLRINDPSAE; encoded by the coding sequence GTGACTTCTATTGATCCATCTTATTATATATCTAACCAAAACCAAACAAGAGAGGCTAATAATAATTTAGGGAAAGAAGAATTTTTAAAGATTTTAATGACACAGTTGCAAAATCAGGACCCATTAAATCCGATGGAGGATAAAGAGTTTATCTCACAAATGACAACTTTCTCATCATTAGAACAAATGATGAACATGTCTAATTCTATTGATTCGTTAGTAAAGAATCAATCGGTATCCCCTGTTATACAATATAGCCATTTAATAGGTAAAGAAGTTAGTTATTACCGAGTAGATGAAGAAACAGGTAAAGTAGCAGAGCCAAAAGAGGTAGTCAGTAGTGAAGTTAAGGCAATCTCCCAACAGGAAGGTTATGGCGTAATAGAATTAGATAACGGAACCAAAATATATACCGATGAGGTGCTCAGAATCAATGATCCTTCCGCGGAATAA
- the fliI gene encoding flagellar protein export ATPase FliI, producing the protein MKTQMILNEIHDLDAYKRYGKVDRVIGLLIEARGPEARIGEVCYIHTKKKNEKIMAEVIGFYEKKVLLMPYSTLHNIAAGCLVEASKNALQIKVGRALIGKVIDSTGNLLDGSHLPKGLQEYPTEQAPPNPIERPRITEPIKIGVKAIDTVLTVGKGQRIGIFAGSGVGKSTLLGMIARNSNADINVIALIGERGREVKEFIERELGPEGLKKSIVVVATSDQSALMRIKGAYTATAISEYFRDLGYDVNLMMDSVTRVAMAQREIGLAIGEPPTTKGYTPSVFAMLPSLLERTGTSKTGSITAFYTVLVDGDDFNEPIADTTRGILDGHYILDRKLAEKGQFPAINVLQSVSRVMPEIVSKERLELAQKIRSILATYNDNEELIQIGAYKRGSNNSVDQAIQLQPGILNILKQDMNDNADEKTALQQLQELAKRSSS; encoded by the coding sequence GTGAAAACACAAATGATACTGAATGAAATTCATGATCTAGATGCCTATAAACGATATGGAAAAGTAGACCGTGTGATTGGGTTATTAATTGAAGCAAGAGGACCTGAAGCGCGTATTGGTGAAGTCTGCTATATTCACACGAAAAAAAAGAACGAAAAAATAATGGCAGAAGTAATTGGTTTTTACGAAAAGAAAGTCCTTTTAATGCCTTATTCAACACTGCATAATATTGCGGCAGGTTGTTTAGTAGAGGCTAGCAAAAATGCACTGCAAATTAAAGTCGGTAGAGCATTAATAGGAAAGGTTATAGATTCGACAGGTAATTTACTAGATGGTTCTCATTTACCTAAAGGTTTACAAGAGTATCCAACAGAGCAAGCGCCACCTAATCCGATCGAAAGACCTAGGATTACTGAACCAATCAAAATTGGTGTGAAGGCAATTGATACGGTGTTAACGGTTGGAAAAGGGCAAAGAATTGGAATTTTCGCAGGGAGTGGTGTAGGTAAAAGTACCCTGTTAGGTATGATCGCTCGTAATAGTAATGCTGACATCAATGTCATTGCTCTGATTGGAGAGCGTGGGCGAGAAGTGAAAGAATTTATTGAACGCGAGCTAGGACCAGAAGGTTTAAAGAAGTCAATTGTAGTGGTTGCCACCTCTGATCAGTCTGCTTTAATGCGAATTAAAGGTGCTTATACAGCAACAGCAATTAGCGAGTACTTTCGGGATCTGGGATATGATGTGAATTTGATGATGGATTCTGTTACGAGGGTAGCAATGGCACAACGTGAAATAGGGCTTGCCATCGGAGAACCACCAACAACAAAAGGGTATACTCCATCTGTTTTTGCGATGTTGCCATCCCTGTTAGAACGGACAGGTACTAGTAAAACTGGTTCAATCACAGCTTTTTATACCGTTCTTGTGGATGGTGATGACTTTAATGAACCGATAGCCGATACAACCAGAGGTATCTTGGATGGTCACTATATTTTGGATCGTAAATTAGCAGAAAAAGGACAATTCCCAGCAATCAATGTTTTACAGTCTGTAAGCAGGGTAATGCCTGAGATTGTTTCAAAAGAAAGGCTGGAATTAGCACAGAAAATTCGTTCTATTCTAGCAACCTATAATGATAATGAGGAATTAATTCAAATAGGGGCATATAAGAGAGGGTCTAATAATTCCGTTGACCAAGCGATTCAACTTCAACCAGGAATTTTAAATATCTTAAAGCAAGATATGAATGACAACGCTGATGAAAAAACAGCCCTTCAACAATTACAAGAACTGGCAAAAAGGAGTAGTTCCTGA
- the fliG gene encoding flagellar motor switch protein FliG gives MAKRQQLTGKQKAAILLISLGPDVSAQVYKHLTPEEIEKLTLEISSVKKVDGTQKDEILEQFHEIAMAQDYISQGGISYAKTVLEKALGEEKAGDILNRLTSSLQVKPFDFARKAEPNQIINFIQNEHPQTIALVLSYLDSEQSAQILSELPQEMQADIAKRIAVMDSTSPEIISEVEQILERKLSTTVSQDYTQTGGIQAVVEVLNGVDRSTERTILDTLEIDDPELAEEIKKRMFVFEDIVTLDNRAIQRVIREVENDDLRLSLKVASDEVKEIVFNNMSTRMAETFKEEMEFMGPVRLRDVEEAQSRIVSVIRRLEEVGEIVIARGGGDDIIV, from the coding sequence ATGGCAAAAAGACAACAACTGACCGGAAAACAAAAAGCTGCTATTTTATTAATCTCACTAGGTCCAGATGTTTCTGCCCAAGTGTATAAGCATTTAACACCAGAAGAGATTGAAAAACTAACGCTTGAAATTTCATCAGTTAAAAAAGTAGATGGTACACAAAAGGATGAGATTTTGGAGCAATTCCATGAAATTGCGATGGCTCAAGATTATATTTCACAAGGTGGGATTAGTTACGCAAAAACAGTCCTTGAAAAAGCATTAGGTGAGGAAAAAGCAGGAGATATTTTAAACAGACTAACTTCCTCATTACAAGTAAAACCTTTTGACTTCGCAAGGAAGGCTGAACCTAATCAAATTATTAACTTTATTCAAAATGAGCATCCTCAGACAATTGCACTTGTATTATCTTATCTGGATTCTGAACAATCTGCCCAAATATTGTCAGAATTACCACAAGAAATGCAAGCAGATATCGCGAAACGGATTGCAGTTATGGACTCTACATCACCTGAAATCATTTCCGAGGTTGAACAGATTCTCGAACGAAAACTATCAACTACTGTCTCACAAGATTATACACAGACCGGAGGTATTCAGGCAGTTGTAGAAGTTTTAAATGGGGTAGATAGAAGTACGGAAAGAACTATTTTAGATACACTTGAAATTGACGATCCTGAATTAGCAGAAGAAATCAAGAAAAGAATGTTTGTATTTGAAGATATCGTTACCCTTGATAATCGAGCTATCCAACGCGTTATTCGTGAAGTTGAAAATGATGACTTACGCTTGTCTCTAAAAGTGGCAAGTGATGAAGTGAAAGAAATCGTCTTTAATAATATGTCTACAAGAATGGCAGAAACATTCAAAGAGGAAATGGAATTTATGGGTCCTGTTCGTTTGCGTGATGTAGAAGAAGCGCAGTCACGTATTGTATCTGTAATAAGAAGATTAGAAGAAGTGGGCGAAATTGTCATTGCCAGAGGTGGAGGAGATGATATTATTGTCTAA
- the fliM gene encoding flagellar motor switch protein FliM has product MADEVLSQNEIDALLSALSSGEMDANQLKEEEKDKKVKVYDFKRALRFSKDQIRSISRIHDNFARLLSTYFSAQLRNYVHIAVASVDQIPYEEFIRSIPTKTILNVYSVEPLDGRIIFEFNPNIAYAMLDRMLGGKGSSVNKIDNLTEIETTLMSQLFEKALDNLQEAWGSVVNIDPMLEDFEVNPQFLQLVSPNETVVVVSLDTTIGDSSGMINICIPHVVLEPIIPKLSVHYWMQNENSKERKPEEYESISQNIKQTTLDMTAILGEASITLEEFLFLGINDTVVLDKSIDQALTLQVGQEPKFLVQPGKKKQKIAVQVLDEIKGGDQDDE; this is encoded by the coding sequence ATGGCAGATGAAGTTCTTTCGCAAAATGAGATTGACGCCTTACTATCAGCTTTATCATCTGGTGAAATGGATGCCAATCAACTAAAAGAAGAAGAAAAAGATAAAAAGGTAAAAGTATATGACTTTAAAAGAGCACTAAGATTCTCTAAGGATCAAATAAGAAGTATTTCTAGAATTCATGATAACTTTGCTAGGTTGTTATCAACCTATTTTTCAGCACAGTTAAGAAATTATGTACACATTGCTGTTGCTTCGGTAGATCAAATTCCTTATGAAGAGTTCATTCGATCCATTCCAACAAAAACAATTCTAAATGTTTACAGTGTGGAACCATTAGATGGAAGAATAATTTTTGAGTTCAATCCTAACATAGCCTATGCCATGCTAGATCGTATGCTCGGTGGGAAAGGAAGCAGTGTTAATAAGATTGATAATTTAACTGAAATTGAAACAACGCTTATGTCACAACTGTTTGAAAAAGCTTTAGACAATCTTCAAGAAGCCTGGGGATCCGTAGTTAATATTGACCCAATGCTGGAAGACTTTGAAGTCAACCCGCAATTTTTACAACTAGTTTCTCCTAATGAAACAGTTGTTGTAGTGTCCTTGGATACTACAATTGGTGATAGTAGCGGTATGATTAACATTTGTATCCCTCACGTAGTACTCGAACCGATTATTCCAAAGTTATCTGTTCATTATTGGATGCAAAATGAAAATTCCAAGGAAAGAAAACCAGAAGAATATGAATCTATTTCTCAAAATATTAAGCAAACAACCTTGGATATGACTGCTATATTAGGTGAAGCATCCATTACATTAGAAGAATTTTTATTCCTTGGAATAAACGATACCGTTGTACTGGATAAAAGTATTGATCAAGCATTAACATTACAAGTTGGTCAAGAGCCTAAATTTCTCGTTCAACCAGGAAAGAAAAAACAAAAGATAGCAGTACAAGTATTAGACGAAATTAAGGGAGGGGATCAAGATGATGAATGA
- the flgG gene encoding flagellar basal body rod protein FlgG: MLRSMYAGISGMKSFQTKLDVIGNNIANVNTSGFKKGRTTFQDMMSQTVTGASAPTDIRGGVNPAQVGTGSQLGSIDNVHTQGNRQTTERPLDLQLEGDGMFVFATGENIDGAETEQMDISYSRAGNLYLDDEGYIVNANGEYLLGQGGIDPDGNPIDGNTRIRIPDTAQSFSIQGNGIVNYIENGETEEAGQILLAKFSNPGGLNKVGSNMFQDSVNAGRMEEDDGTFLYVPETEGTASIVSGALEMSNVDLSEEFTEMITAQRAFQANTRIITTSDEILQELVNLKR, from the coding sequence ATGTTACGTTCAATGTATGCGGGTATTTCAGGGATGAAGAGTTTTCAAACAAAATTAGATGTAATAGGGAACAATATAGCAAACGTTAATACGTCTGGTTTTAAAAAAGGTCGTACAACGTTTCAGGATATGATGAGTCAAACGGTTACCGGAGCTAGCGCGCCAACAGATATAAGAGGTGGTGTCAACCCTGCACAAGTGGGTACAGGTTCTCAACTAGGATCTATTGATAATGTACATACACAGGGGAACCGTCAAACAACAGAACGTCCTTTAGATCTCCAGTTAGAAGGAGATGGCATGTTTGTTTTCGCAACTGGTGAAAATATCGACGGCGCTGAAACGGAGCAAATGGATATCTCTTATTCAAGAGCAGGTAATTTATATTTGGATGATGAAGGATATATTGTGAATGCAAATGGTGAATATTTGTTAGGACAAGGCGGAATAGATCCTGATGGAAATCCAATAGACGGAAATACAAGAATTCGCATACCAGATACGGCACAAAGCTTTAGTATACAAGGTAATGGAATAGTAAATTATATTGAGAACGGTGAGACAGAAGAAGCAGGTCAAATTTTGCTTGCCAAATTTTCAAATCCTGGTGGTTTAAACAAGGTTGGATCAAATATGTTTCAAGATTCTGTCAACGCCGGAAGAATGGAAGAAGACGATGGTACATTTCTATATGTACCAGAAACGGAAGGTACAGCATCGATTGTCTCTGGTGCATTAGAAATGTCAAATGTGGACCTATCGGAAGAGTTTACTGAAATGATTACAGCCCAACGTGCTTTTCAAGCAAATACTAGAATTATTACAACATCTGATGAAATTTTACAGGAACTTGTGAACTTAAAACGATAA
- a CDS encoding flagellar basal body-associated FliL family protein has protein sequence MNPKLIKILVVVLLIITIAGAVTLYFLLNNTSNDGEAMSIDDMVKYSYTTEEIRTDLNDGNFVLIQFQFITNSKAALGEIEKREFQVKNEFIKLSVDLTAKDFQENLSELESDIKTAMNKHMTEGQIVDVLIISKVIQ, from the coding sequence ATGAATCCTAAATTAATAAAAATTTTAGTTGTGGTTCTATTAATTATTACCATAGCAGGGGCTGTAACATTATATTTTCTGCTAAATAACACATCTAATGACGGAGAAGCTATGTCGATTGATGATATGGTGAAATACTCTTATACAACCGAAGAAATAAGAACTGATCTAAATGATGGTAATTTCGTTCTCATTCAATTTCAATTCATTACAAATAGTAAAGCTGCTTTAGGAGAAATTGAAAAAAGAGAATTCCAAGTAAAAAATGAATTTATAAAATTATCAGTTGACTTAACAGCAAAAGACTTTCAAGAAAATTTATCGGAGTTAGAAAGTGATATAAAGACTGCTATGAATAAACATATGACGGAAGGCCAAATCGTCGATGTTCTAATTATAAGTAAAGTTATCCAGTAA